In one window of Vulpes vulpes isolate BD-2025 chromosome 1, VulVul3, whole genome shotgun sequence DNA:
- the BRD2 gene encoding bromodomain-containing protein 2 isoform X2 → MDMGTIKRRLENNYYWAASECMQDFNTMFTNCYIYNKPTDDIVLMAQTLEKIFLQKVASMPQEEQELVVTIPKNSHKKGAKLAALQGSITSAHQVPAVSSVSHTALYTPPPEIPTTVLNIPHPSVISSPLLKSLHSAGPQLLAVSAAPPAQPLAKKKGVKRKADTTTPTPTAILAPGSPASPPGSLEPKAARLPPMRRESGRPIKPPRKDLPDSQQQHQSSKKGKLSEQLKHCNGILKELLSKKHAAYAWPFYKPVDASALGLHDYHDIIKHPMDLSTVKRKMENRDYRDAQEFAADVRLMFSNCYKYNPPDHDVVAMARKLQDVFEFRYAKMPDEPLEPGPLPASTALPPGLAKSSSESSSEESSSESSSEEDEEEDEEEEEEEEESESSDSEEERAHRLAELQEQLRAVHEQLAALSQGPISKPKRKREKKEKKKKRKAEKHRGRAGVDEDDKGSRAPRPSQPKKSKKASGSGGGSAATLGPPGFGPSGGSGTKLPKKATKTAPPALPTGYDSEEEEESRPMSYDEKRQLSLDINKLPGEKLGRVVHIIQAREPSLRDSNPEEIEIDFETLKPSTLRELERYVLSCLRKKPRKPYTIKKPVGKTKEELALEKKRELEKRLQDVSGQLNSTKKPPKKASEKTESSSAQQVAVSRLSASSSSSDSSSSSSSSSSSDTSDSDSG, encoded by the exons ATGGACATGGGTACCATTAAGAGGAGACTTGAAAACAACTATTACTGGGCTGCTTCAGAATGTATGCAGGATTTTAACACCATGTTCACCAATTGTTATATCTACAACAAG CCCACTGATGATATTGTCCTGATGGCACAAACATTGGAAAAGATCTTCCTACAGAAAGTGGCATCAATGCCACAAGAGGAACAAGAGCTTGTGGTGACCATTCCTAAGAACAGCCACAAGAAGGGGGCCAAATTAGCAG cactcCAGGGCAGCATCACCAGTGCCCACCAGGTGCCGGCTGTTTCTTCTGTGTCTCACACAGCTCTATATACTCCACCACCTGAGATACCTACCACTGTCCTCAACATTCCCCACCCATCAGTCATCTCTTCTCCCCTTCTCAAGTCGTTACACTCTGCTGGACCCCAGCTCCTTGCCGTCTCTGCagctcccccagcccagccccttgCCAAG AAAAAAGGCGTAAAGCGGAAAGCAGATACTACCACACCTACTCCTACAGCCATCCTGGCTCCTGGTTCCCCAGCCAGCCCCCCTGGGAgtcttgagcctaaggcagcacGTCTTCCCCCTATGCGTAGAGAGAGCGGCCGCCCCATCAAGCCCCCACGCAAAGACTTGCCTGACTCTCAGCAACAACACCAGAGCTCCAAGAAAGGAAAGCTGTCAGAACAGTTAAAACATTGCAATGGCATTTTGAAAGAGTTGCTCTCTAAGAAGCATGCTGCCTATGCCTGGCCTTTCTATAAACCAGTGGACGCTTCTGCTCTTGGCCTGCATGACTACCATGACATCATTAAGCACCCCATGGACCTCAGCACTGTCAAG CGGAAGATGGAGAATCGTGATTACCGGGATGCACAGGAGTTTGCTGCTGATGTGCGGCTTATGTTCTCCAACTGCTATAAGTACAATCCACCAGACCACGATGTTGTGGCCATGGCACGAAAGCTACAG GATGTATTTGAGTTCCGTTACGCCAAGATGCCGGATGAACCACTGGAACCAGGGCCTTTACCAGCCTCTACTGCCTTGCCACCTGGGTTAGCCAAATCCTCTTCAGAATCCTCCAGCGAGGAAAGTAGCAGTGAGAGCTCTTCTGAAGAAGACGAGGAAGAAGacgaagaagaggaggaggaagaagaggagagtgaAAGCTCGGACTCCGAGGAAGAAAGGGCTCATAGACTGGCTGAACTACAGGAGCAG CTTAGGGCAGTACATGAACAACTGGCTGCCCTGTCCCAAGGCCCTATATCCAAGCCAAAgcggaagagagaaaaaaaagagaaaaagaagaaacggAAGGCAGAGAAGCATCGAGGCCGAGCTGGGGTTGATGAAGATGACAAGGGATCTCGGGCACCCCGCCCGTCTCAGCCCAAGAAGTCCAAGAAAGCGAGTGGCAGTGGGGGTGGCAGTGCTGCTACACTAGGCCCCCCTGGCTTTGGACCTTCTGGAGGAAGTGGTACCAA ACTGCCCAAAAAGGCCACAAAGAcagccccacctgccctgcctaCAGGCTATGattcagaagaggaggaagaaagcagaccCATGAGTTACGATGAAAAGCGACAGTTGAGTTTGGACATCAACAAATTACCTGGGGAGAAATTGGGTCGAGTTGTGCACATAATTCAGGCCAGAGAGCCCTCTTTGCGTGACTCAAACCCAGAAGAGATTGAGATCGATTTTGAAACCCTCAAGCCATCCACGCTTAGAGAGCTTGAGCGATATGTCCTTTCCTGCTTACGAAAGAAACCTCGAAAGCCCTATA CCATTAAGAAACCTGTGGGAAAGACCAAGGAAGAGCTGGCTTTGGAAAAGAAGCGGGAACTAGAAAAGCGATTACAAGATGTTAGTGGGCAGCTCAATTCCACCAAAAAGCCTCCCAAGAAAG caagtgagaaaactgagtccTCGTCGGCGCAGCAAGTAGCAGTGTCACGCCTCAGCGCTTCCAGCTCCAGCTCAGattccagctcctcctcctcctcatcctcttctTCAGACACCAGTGATTCAGACTCAGGCTAA
- the LOC112913868 gene encoding HLA class II histocompatibility antigen, DM alpha chain isoform X1, translating to MVWCEDMDHEQRQGAALLRLLHLLWLLPYSRTAPEAPTLAWRDELQNHTFLHTMYCQNWSPSIGLLEAYDGDQLFSFNFSQNTRVPRLPEFADWAQKSGDMPTISFDKAFCQAMIEEIGPKLEGQIPVSRGIPMVDVFTLKPLEFGKPNMLVCFISNLFPPTLTVNWWHHLDPVEGMGPTFVSAVDGFSFQAFSYLNFTPAPSDLFSCVVTHEIDNYTAIAYWVPHDALPSDLLENVLCGIAFGLGMLGIIVGLVLIVYFRKPCS from the exons ATGGTGTGGTGTGAAGATATGGATcatgagcagaggcagggagctgCACTGCTAAGGCTGTTACACCTCCTGTGGCTGCTGCCCTACTCCCGGACCGCCCCTGAAG CTCCTACTCTAGCATGGCGGGATGAACTGCAAAACCACACGTTCTTGCACACGATGTACTGCCAGAACTGGAGTCCCAGCATCGGACTTTTAGAAGCCTATGATGGAGACCAGCTTTTCTCCTTCAACTTTTCCCAGAACACTCGAGTGCCTCGCCTGCCTGAATTTGCTGACTGGGCTCAGAAGTCTGGAGATATGCCCACCATTTCCTTTGACAAAGCATTCTGCCAAGCTATGATTGAGGAAATAGGACCAAAACTTGAAGGGCAAATCCCTGTGTCTAGAG GGATTCCTATGGTTGACGTGTTCACGTTGAAGCCCCTGGAGTTTGGCAAACCCAACATGCTGGTCTGTTTTATCAGTAATCTCTTCCCACCCACGTTGACGGTGAACTGGTGGCATCACTTGGACCCTGTGGAAGGAATGGGGCCCACTTTTGTGTCCGCTGTTGATGGATTCAGCTTCCAGGCCTTTTCTTACTTAAACTTTACACCGGCACCCTCTGATCTTTTCTCCTGCGTGGTGACTCATGAGATTGACAACTACACGGCAATTGCCTATTGGG TGCCCCATGATGCGCTGCCCTCTGATCTTCTGGAGAATGTGCTGTGTGGTATAGCCTTTGGCCTGGGTATGCTGGGCATCATTGTTGGCTTAGTCCTCATCGTGTACTTCCGAAAGCCTTGCTCATG A
- the BRD2 gene encoding bromodomain-containing protein 2 isoform X1, with amino-acid sequence MLQNVTPHSKLPGEGNAGLLGLGPEAAAPGKRIRKPSLLYEGFESPTMASVPALQLTPANPPPPEVSNPKKPGRVTNQLQYLHKVVMKALWKHQFAWPFRQPVDAVKLGLPDYHKIIKQPMDMGTIKRRLENNYYWAASECMQDFNTMFTNCYIYNKPTDDIVLMAQTLEKIFLQKVASMPQEEQELVVTIPKNSHKKGAKLAALQGSITSAHQVPAVSSVSHTALYTPPPEIPTTVLNIPHPSVISSPLLKSLHSAGPQLLAVSAAPPAQPLAKKKGVKRKADTTTPTPTAILAPGSPASPPGSLEPKAARLPPMRRESGRPIKPPRKDLPDSQQQHQSSKKGKLSEQLKHCNGILKELLSKKHAAYAWPFYKPVDASALGLHDYHDIIKHPMDLSTVKRKMENRDYRDAQEFAADVRLMFSNCYKYNPPDHDVVAMARKLQDVFEFRYAKMPDEPLEPGPLPASTALPPGLAKSSSESSSEESSSESSSEEDEEEDEEEEEEEEESESSDSEEERAHRLAELQEQLRAVHEQLAALSQGPISKPKRKREKKEKKKKRKAEKHRGRAGVDEDDKGSRAPRPSQPKKSKKASGSGGGSAATLGPPGFGPSGGSGTKLPKKATKTAPPALPTGYDSEEEEESRPMSYDEKRQLSLDINKLPGEKLGRVVHIIQAREPSLRDSNPEEIEIDFETLKPSTLRELERYVLSCLRKKPRKPYTIKKPVGKTKEELALEKKRELEKRLQDVSGQLNSTKKPPKKASEKTESSSAQQVAVSRLSASSSSSDSSSSSSSSSSSDTSDSDSG; translated from the exons ATGCTGCAAAACGTGACTCCCCACAGCAA gctccctggggaggggaATGCAGGGTTACTGGGGCTGGGCCCAGAGGCAGCAGCGCCAGGGAAAAGGATTCGGAAGCCTTCTCTGTTGTATGAGGGATTTGAGAGCCCTACAATGGCTTCAGTGCCAGCTTTACAACTGACCCCTGCCAACCCACCACCCCCGGAGGTGTCCAATCCCAAAAAGCCAGGACGGGTTACCAACCAGCTTCAATACCTGCACAAGGTGGTGATGAAGGCTCTGTGGAAACATCAGTTTGCATGGCCCTTTAGGCAGCCTGTGGATGCCGTCAAACTGGGTCTGCCG GATTATCACAAAATCATAAAACAGCCTATGGACATGGGTACCATTAAGAGGAGACTTGAAAACAACTATTACTGGGCTGCTTCAGAATGTATGCAGGATTTTAACACCATGTTCACCAATTGTTATATCTACAACAAG CCCACTGATGATATTGTCCTGATGGCACAAACATTGGAAAAGATCTTCCTACAGAAAGTGGCATCAATGCCACAAGAGGAACAAGAGCTTGTGGTGACCATTCCTAAGAACAGCCACAAGAAGGGGGCCAAATTAGCAG cactcCAGGGCAGCATCACCAGTGCCCACCAGGTGCCGGCTGTTTCTTCTGTGTCTCACACAGCTCTATATACTCCACCACCTGAGATACCTACCACTGTCCTCAACATTCCCCACCCATCAGTCATCTCTTCTCCCCTTCTCAAGTCGTTACACTCTGCTGGACCCCAGCTCCTTGCCGTCTCTGCagctcccccagcccagccccttgCCAAG AAAAAAGGCGTAAAGCGGAAAGCAGATACTACCACACCTACTCCTACAGCCATCCTGGCTCCTGGTTCCCCAGCCAGCCCCCCTGGGAgtcttgagcctaaggcagcacGTCTTCCCCCTATGCGTAGAGAGAGCGGCCGCCCCATCAAGCCCCCACGCAAAGACTTGCCTGACTCTCAGCAACAACACCAGAGCTCCAAGAAAGGAAAGCTGTCAGAACAGTTAAAACATTGCAATGGCATTTTGAAAGAGTTGCTCTCTAAGAAGCATGCTGCCTATGCCTGGCCTTTCTATAAACCAGTGGACGCTTCTGCTCTTGGCCTGCATGACTACCATGACATCATTAAGCACCCCATGGACCTCAGCACTGTCAAG CGGAAGATGGAGAATCGTGATTACCGGGATGCACAGGAGTTTGCTGCTGATGTGCGGCTTATGTTCTCCAACTGCTATAAGTACAATCCACCAGACCACGATGTTGTGGCCATGGCACGAAAGCTACAG GATGTATTTGAGTTCCGTTACGCCAAGATGCCGGATGAACCACTGGAACCAGGGCCTTTACCAGCCTCTACTGCCTTGCCACCTGGGTTAGCCAAATCCTCTTCAGAATCCTCCAGCGAGGAAAGTAGCAGTGAGAGCTCTTCTGAAGAAGACGAGGAAGAAGacgaagaagaggaggaggaagaagaggagagtgaAAGCTCGGACTCCGAGGAAGAAAGGGCTCATAGACTGGCTGAACTACAGGAGCAG CTTAGGGCAGTACATGAACAACTGGCTGCCCTGTCCCAAGGCCCTATATCCAAGCCAAAgcggaagagagaaaaaaaagagaaaaagaagaaacggAAGGCAGAGAAGCATCGAGGCCGAGCTGGGGTTGATGAAGATGACAAGGGATCTCGGGCACCCCGCCCGTCTCAGCCCAAGAAGTCCAAGAAAGCGAGTGGCAGTGGGGGTGGCAGTGCTGCTACACTAGGCCCCCCTGGCTTTGGACCTTCTGGAGGAAGTGGTACCAA ACTGCCCAAAAAGGCCACAAAGAcagccccacctgccctgcctaCAGGCTATGattcagaagaggaggaagaaagcagaccCATGAGTTACGATGAAAAGCGACAGTTGAGTTTGGACATCAACAAATTACCTGGGGAGAAATTGGGTCGAGTTGTGCACATAATTCAGGCCAGAGAGCCCTCTTTGCGTGACTCAAACCCAGAAGAGATTGAGATCGATTTTGAAACCCTCAAGCCATCCACGCTTAGAGAGCTTGAGCGATATGTCCTTTCCTGCTTACGAAAGAAACCTCGAAAGCCCTATA CCATTAAGAAACCTGTGGGAAAGACCAAGGAAGAGCTGGCTTTGGAAAAGAAGCGGGAACTAGAAAAGCGATTACAAGATGTTAGTGGGCAGCTCAATTCCACCAAAAAGCCTCCCAAGAAAG caagtgagaaaactgagtccTCGTCGGCGCAGCAAGTAGCAGTGTCACGCCTCAGCGCTTCCAGCTCCAGCTCAGattccagctcctcctcctcctcatcctcttctTCAGACACCAGTGATTCAGACTCAGGCTAA
- the LOC112913868 gene encoding HLA class II histocompatibility antigen, DM alpha chain isoform X2, which produces MAATARERALRRRKAPTLAWRDELQNHTFLHTMYCQNWSPSIGLLEAYDGDQLFSFNFSQNTRVPRLPEFADWAQKSGDMPTISFDKAFCQAMIEEIGPKLEGQIPVSRGIPMVDVFTLKPLEFGKPNMLVCFISNLFPPTLTVNWWHHLDPVEGMGPTFVSAVDGFSFQAFSYLNFTPAPSDLFSCVVTHEIDNYTAIAYWVPHDALPSDLLENVLCGIAFGLGMLGIIVGLVLIVYFRKPCS; this is translated from the exons ATGGCTGCCACAGCCCGAGAACGTGCACTGCGCAGGCGCAAGG CTCCTACTCTAGCATGGCGGGATGAACTGCAAAACCACACGTTCTTGCACACGATGTACTGCCAGAACTGGAGTCCCAGCATCGGACTTTTAGAAGCCTATGATGGAGACCAGCTTTTCTCCTTCAACTTTTCCCAGAACACTCGAGTGCCTCGCCTGCCTGAATTTGCTGACTGGGCTCAGAAGTCTGGAGATATGCCCACCATTTCCTTTGACAAAGCATTCTGCCAAGCTATGATTGAGGAAATAGGACCAAAACTTGAAGGGCAAATCCCTGTGTCTAGAG GGATTCCTATGGTTGACGTGTTCACGTTGAAGCCCCTGGAGTTTGGCAAACCCAACATGCTGGTCTGTTTTATCAGTAATCTCTTCCCACCCACGTTGACGGTGAACTGGTGGCATCACTTGGACCCTGTGGAAGGAATGGGGCCCACTTTTGTGTCCGCTGTTGATGGATTCAGCTTCCAGGCCTTTTCTTACTTAAACTTTACACCGGCACCCTCTGATCTTTTCTCCTGCGTGGTGACTCATGAGATTGACAACTACACGGCAATTGCCTATTGGG TGCCCCATGATGCGCTGCCCTCTGATCTTCTGGAGAATGTGCTGTGTGGTATAGCCTTTGGCCTGGGTATGCTGGGCATCATTGTTGGCTTAGTCCTCATCGTGTACTTCCGAAAGCCTTGCTCATG A